The following are encoded together in the Fusarium keratoplasticum isolate Fu6.1 chromosome 1, whole genome shotgun sequence genome:
- a CDS encoding Succinate dehydrogenase [ubiquinone] cytochrome b small subunit, translating to MASIVRPSLLRQTALASRWAAAPSVATRGVFMKPMGVAAFHNSTRRSAILPPGPQRIEGGVNDPAPVPEPSAAHGSYHWSFERLLAAGLVPLTIAPFASGSLNPTLDAILCSVLLLHSHMGFQQVVIDYIPKRTYAGLRKIFDWLLNIATVIVGVGLYEFETNDVGITEAVKRIWKA from the exons ATGGCCTCAATTGTGCGTCCCTCTCTGCTTAGGCAGACCGCCCTGGCTTCTCGATGGGCCGCTGCCCCCTCCGTCGCGACCCGAGGCGTCTTCATGAAGCCCATGGGTGTTGCTGCTTTCCACAACTCTACCCGACGGAGTGCCATTCTCCCTCCTGGTCCTC AGCGAATCGAGGGCGGCG TCAACGACCCTGCCCCCGTTCCTGAGCCCAGCGCCGCCCACGGCTCCTACCACTGGTCCTTCGAGcgcctcctcgccgccggcCTCGTTCCCCTGACCATCGCCCCCTTCGCCTCTGGCTCCCTCAACCCCACCCTCGACGCCATCCTCTGCagcgtcctcctcctccactcccACATGGGCTTCCAGCAGGTCGTCATCGACTACATCCCCAAGCGCACCTACGCCGGCCTCCGCAAGATCTTTGACTGGCTGCTCAACATCGCGACGGTGATTGTCGGCGTGGGACTGTACGAGTTTGAGACCAACGACGTCGGCATCACCGAGGCTGTTAAGCGAATTTGGAAGG
- a CDS encoding Tyrosine--tRNA ligase — translation MASRLAVSRLAPSRPLIRPTSFDRQRPLLISFQVRGVSTSHLIQVAAGQQRWKERGDKIQNGELPHVWDLLQERGYIKDVAGDPERIKEIMRVKRIGTYVGIDPTADSLHVGHLLPLMPLFLMWFHGHPAVTLIGGSTARIGDPTDRLESRKILTNSEISKNITKMHVQLTKLWANVQHLRIKYGYEKDWAAKHHLLNNNMWLGNLTLYDFAKRIARHTRIGPMLSKETVRRKMTEGDGMSLGEFIYPLLQGWDFWHMYNRLGIQMQIGGSDQYGNIVAGIDALKTIRDTEEAPHAKMPTTWEHEPIGFTVPLLTDSSGAKFGKSAGNAIWLDEFKTSAFDLYGYFVRRSDEEVEKLLKLFTFMPLESIAKTMEEHRANPQERVAQHTLAFEVVSLIHGSQKALQEAKQHEFRFGGTLPSVVNEPTQETGIVTSNNAPRSDIKLPRSIMKSSPAKILFASGLATSSSDGQRLLSQQGAYIAAQPGQKRGLVPGNLSWTPMKAWFPEETAKFLIDDCMLILRKGKHNVRIVELIPDEEWEASGQIYPGQPFTGVMRRMKDALKKEAAADGKKLKDDELAEIALERYSSGNRLSVANNPDIELPNKQEYRKRGRMNNNYRR, via the exons ATGGCGTCCCGCCTCGCCGTCTCCAGGCTCGCGCCTTCGAGACCCCTCATCCGTCCGACTTCCTTTGACCGACAGAGACCCCTCCTCATAAGCTTCCAAGTTCGAGGTGTCTCAACATCACATCTTATCCAGGTCGCCGCAGGCCAACAACGGTGGAAAGAGAGGGGCGACAAGATTCAGAATGGAGAGCTTCCACACGTCTGGGATCTCCTGCAGGAGCGAGGTTATATCAAGGACGTTGCAGG AGACCCCGAGAGGATCAAGGAGATTATGCGAGTTAAGCGGATAGGCACCTACGTCGGAATTGACCCGACAGCCGACTCTCTGCACGTCGGCCACCTACTACCTCTGAtgcccttgttcttgatgtgGTTCCATGGCCACCCCGCCGTCACCTTGATCGGTGGCTCGACCGCTCGAATTGGCGACCCTACCGACCGACTCGAGAGCCGCAAGATATTGACCAACTCGGAAATCTCAAAGAACATCACAAAGATGCACGTGCAGCTGACAAAGTTATGGGCAAACGTTCAGCACCTGAGGATAAAGTACGGCTACGAGAAGGACTGGGCTGCCAAGCATCACTTGTTGAACAACAACATGTGGCTAGGGAACCTCACCCTGTACGACTTCGCCAAGAGGATAGCTAGACACACCAGGATTGGGCCCATGCTGAGCAAGGAGAC TGTGAGGCGCAAGATGACTGAGGGAGACGGCATGTCCCTGGGCGAGTTCATATACCCTCTCCTCCAGGGCTGGGACTTTTGGCACATGTACAACAGACTCGGCATCCAGATGCAGATTGGAGGCTCCGACCAGTACGGCAACATCGTCGCCGGAATCGACGCCCTCAAGACCATCCGCGACACTGAGGAAGCGCCTCACGCCAAGATGCCCACCACTTGGGAGCATGAGCCCATTGGCTTCACCGTTCCCCTGCTGACTGACTCTTCGGGCGCCAAGTTTGGCAAGAGTGCTGGCAACGCCATCTGGCTGGACGAGTTCAAGACGTCGGCTTTTGATCTGTACGGATACTTTGTTCGACGgtcggacgaggaggtgGAGAAGTTGCTCAAGCTGTTCACCTTTATGCCCCTGGAGAGTATCGCCAAGACCATGGAGGAGCACCGCGCCAACCCCCAGGAACGGGTCGCGCAGCACACTCTAGCCTTTGAGGTCGTCTCACTCATTCACGGCTCACAAAAGGCACTCcaggaggccaagcagcaCGAGTTCCGGTTCGGCGGCACGCTTCCCTCCGTCGTCAATGAGCCAACTCAGGAGACTGGCATTGTCACCTCCAACAACGCCCCCAGGAGCGACATCAAGCTCCCTCGTTCCATCATGAAGAGCTCCCCCGCCAAGATCCTCTTCGCTTCGGGTCTTGCTacaagcagcagcgacggccAGCGACTTCTCAGCCAGCAGGGTGCCTACATCGCTGCTCAGCCGGGCCAGAAGAGGGGTCTTGTTCCCGGTAACCTATCTTGGACGCCGATGAAAGCTTGGTTCCCCGAGGAGACGGCCAAGTTCCTCATCGACGACTGCATGCTTATCCTACGCAAGGGCAAGCACAACGTGCGCATCGTGGAGCTCATCCCCGATGAGGAGTGGGAGGCCAGCGGCCAGATCTACCCTGGCCAGCCCTTCACTGGTGTCATGCGCAGGATGAAGGACGCACTTaagaaggaggctgcggcagacggcaagaagctcaaggatgatgaGCTGGCCGAGATTGCACTCGAAAGGTATTCCAGCGGAAACAGGCTCAGCGTGGCCAACAACCCAGATATCGAGCTGCCCAACAAGCAGGAATATCGCAAACGCGGCCGGATGAACAACAACTACAGGCGgtaa